The Solea solea chromosome 19, fSolSol10.1, whole genome shotgun sequence genome has a window encoding:
- the lhx5 gene encoding LIM/homeobox protein Lhx5, producing MMVQCAGCERPILDRFLLNVLDRAWHAKCVQCCDCNCNLTEKCFSRDGKLYCKTDFFRRFGTKCAGCLQGILPNDLVRKARSKVFHLNCFTCMVCNKQLSTGEELYVIDENKFVCKEDYLSTVAIKEVNLNSVSSCTDRSLSPDLQDPAQEDIKETDNSTSSDKETNNIENEEQNSGTKRRGPRTTIKAKQLETLKAAFVATPKPTRHIREQLAQETGLNMRVIQVWFQNRRSKERRMKQLSALSARRHTFFRGPRRMRSLGGRLEDADILGPGAYGYYGEYQGDYYGPGNNYDFFPHGPPSSQAQSPAESPYMLGSGPGAMEGSGHHPSDDQRFTDMISHAETPSPEPGLPSSLQPVPGEAYGGGPSPPFSLASNSSYSAPMSHQGQEMGETTAW from the exons ATGATGGTCCAATGTGCCGGGTGCGAGCGGCCCATCTTGGACCGCTTCCTGCTCAACGTGCTGGACAGAGCGTGGCACGCCAAGTGCGTGCAGTGCTGCGACTGCAACTGCAACCTCACCGAGAAGTGCTTCTCCAGAGACGGGAAGCTCTATTGCAAAACGGACTTTTTCAG GCGGTTTGGCACGAAGTGTGCGGGCTGTCTGCAGGGAATCCTGCCCAACGACTTGGTGCGCAAAGCCCGCAGCAAGGTGTTCCACCTGAACTGCTTCACCTGCATGGTGTGTAACAAGCAGCTGTCCACGGGAGAGGAGCTCTACGTGATAGACGAGAACAAGTTCGTGTGCAAAGAAGACTACTTGAGCACCGTGGCCATTAAGGAAGTCAACTTGAATTCAg TGTCATCGTGTACGGACAGGAGTTTATCGCCGGATCTGCAGGATCCAGCACAGGAGGACATAAAAGAGACGGACAATTCCACGTCCTCAGATAAGGAAACGAACAATATTGAGAACGAGGAGCAGAACTCGGGGACGAAGCGGCGGGGGCCCCGGACCACCATCAAGGCCAAGCAGCTGGAAACGTTAAAGGCCGCGTTTGTCGCCACGCCGAAGCCGACCCGACATATCCGGGAGCAGCTGGCGCAGGAGACGGGTCTGAACATGCGGGTGATCCAG GTTTGGTTCCAGAACAGAAGATCCAAAGAGCGACGAATGAAGCAGCTGAGTGCTCTGAGCGCCCGGCGGCACACCTTTTTCAGAGGCCCAAGGAGGATGAGGTCTCTGGGAGGCCGGCTGGAGGATGCAGACATTTTGGGACCTGGGGCTTACGGTTACTACGGAG AATACCAAGGTGACTATTATGGACCGGGGAATAACTACGACTTCTTCCCTCACGGTCCTCCGTCTTCACAGGCTCAGTCTCCGGCTGAGTCTCCCTACATGCTGGGCTCTGGGCCCGGAGCCATGGAGGGATCGGGACACCACCCTTCAGACGACCAAAGGTTCACGGACATGATCTCCCATGCGGAAACACCGAGTCCAGAGCCCGGCTTACCCAGCTCCCTGCAGCCTGTCCCGGGGGAGGCATACGGTGGTGGACccagtcctcctttctccttgGCTAGTAACTCCAGCTACAGCGCCCCTATGTCTCACCAAGGCCAGGAGATGGGAGAAACTACAGCCTGGTAA